The following are encoded together in the Methanobacterium petrolearium genome:
- a CDS encoding cation:proton antiporter — MEFQYVAFSVAIIILLGLFFRNIFNRFKLPGLLGMLILGIIIGPYCLNLIDKAILNISGDLRVIALIIILLRAGFGIHMESLRKVGMSAIKMSFIPDVIEGLTVTFVAHYLLGLPIIEAGMLGFIIAAVSPAVIVPQMLSFIKRRMGTKKGIPLIILTGASVDDVVSITIFSIFLGIYGGQQLNYLMTVVSIPIQFIFGILFGLVIALLLIYLFKHFSIRNTEKTLIILASAILLKNLGDVLSSIVPIAALVGVMVIGFVILERMPEIGMEISDKLDKIWIFAEILLFVLVGAQVNIYLAASYALIGVTIILIGLMARSAGVYISLMGSNLNLKEKIFCILAYTPKATVQAAIGAIPLSMGVASGQLILAIAVIAILFTAPLGSFAVSLYGEKALEPEK; from the coding sequence ATGGAATTTCAGTACGTTGCCTTTAGTGTAGCTATTATCATATTACTTGGTTTGTTCTTCAGAAATATATTCAACAGATTTAAACTACCTGGACTATTGGGAATGCTTATTTTAGGAATAATAATAGGTCCTTACTGTCTGAATTTAATTGATAAAGCCATTTTAAACATATCTGGAGATTTAAGGGTAATCGCCCTTATAATAATTCTCTTAAGAGCAGGATTTGGAATTCATATGGAGAGCCTGCGAAAAGTGGGAATGTCTGCTATCAAAATGAGTTTCATTCCTGATGTGATAGAAGGACTTACTGTAACGTTTGTGGCCCATTACCTTTTAGGCCTACCGATTATAGAAGCTGGAATGTTAGGTTTTATCATCGCAGCAGTTTCTCCAGCTGTAATAGTCCCCCAAATGTTATCATTTATAAAAAGAAGGATGGGAACAAAAAAAGGAATCCCCTTGATAATATTAACCGGTGCATCAGTTGATGATGTTGTTTCCATAACTATTTTTTCAATATTCTTAGGCATATATGGAGGTCAACAGCTAAACTACTTGATGACTGTTGTTAGTATTCCTATACAATTCATATTTGGAATTTTGTTTGGATTAGTAATCGCATTACTCTTAATATATCTATTCAAACATTTTAGCATACGTAACACTGAAAAAACGCTTATTATTCTGGCTTCAGCAATCCTGTTAAAGAATCTGGGGGATGTGTTAAGTAGTATTGTACCTATAGCAGCATTAGTGGGAGTGATGGTGATTGGGTTTGTGATACTAGAAAGAATGCCTGAAATTGGAATGGAAATTTCTGATAAACTGGATAAGATATGGATATTTGCTGAGATACTGCTTTTTGTCTTGGTGGGTGCTCAGGTAAACATATATCTCGCAGCATCATATGCACTAATCGGTGTAACCATAATCCTAATTGGGTTAATGGCTCGCAGTGCAGGTGTTTACATATCTTTGATGGGTTCAAATCTTAATTTAAAGGAAAAAATCTTCTGTATTCTGGCTTACACTCCCAAAGCCACTGTACAAGCAGCTATTGGTGCCATACCTCTTTCCATGGGGGTTGCATCTGGCCAGCTTATTCTAGCCATAGCGGTAATTGCCATATTATTCACAGCACCTTTAGGATCA